Proteins encoded together in one Urocitellus parryii isolate mUroPar1 chromosome 3, mUroPar1.hap1, whole genome shotgun sequence window:
- the Csrnp1 gene encoding cysteine/serine-rich nuclear protein 1, whose product MTGLLKKRKFDQLEEDSSSFCSSTSSDCVSRSCSPSSSVSDEESPWGQMPLPERDFCGSQSFTPRSILKRAPRERPCRVAFTGITVFYFPRCQGFTSVPSRGGCTLGMAPRHSACRHFSLCEFTQEQARARREKLRQRLKEEKLEMLRWKLSASGVPEGEAGLPLTVDAINDASVEEDLAVAVAGGRLEEVNFLQPHPARWRRALLRASGVRRIDREEKQELKALRQSREDCGCRCDRVCDPETCSCSLAGIKCQMDHTGFPCGCCKEGCENPNGRVEFNQARVQTHFIHTLTRLQLEQGAESLGELEAPAQGSPANPGEQDMVSSFPLASPPASSELGDNSCSSDMTDSSTTSSSSGASEAPDHPTHPGLPGPGFQPSMDDDSLARILSFSDSDLGGEEEEEEGGVGNLDNLSCFYPTDIFTGDPGGLASWTHNYSGTSFVPGILDENANLDASCFLNGGFEGLRESSLPGTSVPPSVDIHQSNSVDLSLSSCDSFELLQSLPDYSLGPHYTSQKAPGSLDNLEASHGPLPGLSPPGDGSTCFLESLMGLSEPVADALAPFIDSQFEDTAPASLVEPVQV is encoded by the exons ATGACTGGGCTGCTGAAGAAGAGGAAGTTTGACCAGCTGGAGGAGGACTCCTCCTCGTTctgctcctccacctcctctgaCTGCGTCTCTCGTTCCTGCTCCCCAAGCTCTTCGGTCTCGGATGAAGAGAGCCCCTGGGGTCAGATGCCCCTACCTGAAAGGGACTTCTGTGGCTCCCAAAGTTTTACCC CTCGATCCATTTTGAAGCGGGCTCCTCGGGAGCGCCCATGCCGTGTTGCCTTCACTGGCATCACTGTCTTCTACTTCCCACGGTGCCAGGGCTTCACCAGTGTGCCCAGCCGTGGTGGCTGTACTCTGGGCATGGCCCCTCGCCACAGCGCCTGCCGCCACTTCTCCTTGTGTGAGTTTACACAGGAACAAGCCCGGGCCCGGCGTGAGAAACTCCGCCAGCGTTTGAAAGAGGAGAAGCTGGAGATGCTGCGATGGAAG CTTTCGGCCTCTGGAGTACCTGAGGGGGAGGCAGGCCTGCCACTTACAGTGGATGCCATCAATGATGCCTCTGTGGAAGAAGACTTGGCAGTGGCTGTGGCAGGCGGCCGGTTGGAAGAAGTGAACTTCCTACAACCCCACCCAGCTCGGTGGCGGCGTGCTCTGCTGCGGGCTTCGGGTGTGCGAAGGATCGACCGCGAGGAGAAGCAGGAACTGAAGGCGCTGCGCCAATCCCGTGAGGACTGTGGCTGTCGCTGCGATAGGGTCTGTGACCCTGAGACCTGCAGCTGCAGCTTGGCGGGTATCAAATGCCAG ATGGACCACACAGGGTTCCCCTGTGGCTGCTGTAAGGAGGGCTGTGAGAACCCCAACGGCCGTGTGGAATTTAATCAGGCGCGTGTGCAGACCCATTTCATTCACACGCTCACACGCCTGCAGCTGGAGCAGGGGGCTGAGAGCCTTGGAGAGCTGGAGGCCCCTGCACAGGGCAGCCCAGCCAACCCTGGCGAGCAGGACATGGTGTCCTCTTTCCCGCTGGCCAGCCCCCCAGCAAGCAGTGAGCTGGGAGACAATAGCTGCAGCAGTGACATGACCGATTCTTCCACGACATCTTCCTCATCAGGCGCTAGCGAGGCCCCAGACCACCCCACCCATCCAGGCCTGCCTGGTCCTGGCTTCCAGCCAAGCATGGATGATGACAGCCTGGCGCGGATCCTGAGTTTCAGTGACTCTGACcttggtggggaggaggaggaagaggaagggggtgTGGGGAACCTGGACAACCTCAGCTGCTTTTACCCAACTGACATCTTTACTGGTGACCCTGGTGGCCTGGCCAGCTGGACCCACAACTATTCTGGCACTAGCTTTGTGCCGGGTATCCTGGATGAGAATGCCAACCTGGATGCTAGCTGCTTCCTAAATGGTGGCTTTGAAGGGTTGAGAGAAAGTAGCCTCCCTGGCACCTCGGTGCCACCCAGTGTGGACATTCACCAGAGCAACTCAGTGGACCTCAGCCTGTCTTCCTGCGACTCCTTCGAGCTACTCCAGTCTCTGCCAGATTACAGTTTGGGGCCTCACTATACCTCCCAGAAGGCGCCTGGCAGCCTGGACAACCTCGAGGCATCCCATGGCCCCTTGCCTGGCCTCTCTCCACCGGGGGATGGCAGCACTTGCTTCCTGGAGTCCCTCATGGGCTTGTCTGAACCAGTTGCCGATGCCTTGGCCCCCTTCATCGACAGCCAGTTTGAGGACACTGCCCCGGCCTCTCTGGTAGAGCCTGTGCAGGTCTGA